One Spinacia oleracea cultivar Varoflay chromosome 4, BTI_SOV_V1, whole genome shotgun sequence DNA segment encodes these proteins:
- the LOC110806088 gene encoding F-box protein CPR1 isoform X2: MAALPTEIIAEILSQLPVKSLLRFRCVCKSWYFLIKTPNFVKIHLDQTIISNSDRHLLLYYPRLDSAELDQNLVCFSEVLHPLEPQAVHLFGSCNGIICIADLHKTDIFLFNPLTKSHYNLPLNQILNLKVGYMLFGFGYDSKNDDYKILRLVQGFTKEKVFYSEAQMYSLNNNSWKSVQGISSYLLFSDCHGVLVNEALHFLANSEELGLTGEYIASFDLQTESFSLMDCSKFVHKIGNYLMILLAQLGGCLCALVNNNTNFILEGADLWVMKEYENKESWVRLYSIGQECIQSRVQIKPIVYSVDGKRVLLQIDSLKFGWYDLESENVEMFTPQGLPDGSLETESFLGSLVSLEDKHHSDKETSPRQNKNDVDSFLSSEFKLIL, from the coding sequence ATGGCGGCACTACCCACTGAAATAATCGCCGAGATTCTGTCACAACTGCCAGTTAAATCACTTCTTCGCTTTAGATGCGTCTGCAAATCTTGGTATTTCTTGATTAAAACccctaattttgtcaaaatccATCTCGATCAAACCATAATTTCCAACTCCGATCGTCATCTCCTCCTTTACTACCCCCGTCTTGACTCTGCCGAGCTCGACCAAAACCTCGTATGTTTCTCGGAGGTCCTCCATCCTCTTGAACCCCAGGCAGTCCACTTGTTTGGTTCCTGCAACGGTATCATCTGTATCGCCGACCTCCACAAAACCGACATCTTTCTGTTCAATCCACTAACAAAATCACATTATAATCTCCCTCTCAATCAAATCCTTAACCTTAAAGTTGGTTATATGCTGTTTGGGTTTGGGTACGACAGTAAGAACGACGATTACAAGATTTTGAGGTTGGTTCAGGGGTTTACAAAAGAAAAGGTTTTCTACAGTGAAGCTCAGATGTATAGTCTGAACAACAATTCGTGGAAATCTGTTCAAGGTATCTCATCCTATCTCCTCTTTAGTGATTGTCATGGTGTTCTTGTTAACGAGGCGTTACATTTCTTGGCGAATTCCGAAGAATTGGGTCTAACAGGTGAATACATTGCTAGTTTTGATCTTCAGACTGAGAGTTTCTCGCTTATGGACTGTTCCAAATTTGTTCATAAAATTGGGAATTATTTGATGATACTTTTGGCTCAATTGGGTGGATGTTTGTGTGCTTTGGTTAATAATAATACGAATTTTATACTGGAAGGCGCTGATTTGTGGGTAATGAAGGAGTATGAAAACAAAGAGTCATGGGTTAGATTATATAGTATTGGCCAAGAGTGTATCCAGAGTCGTGTTCAGATCAAGCCTATTGTTTACTCTGTAGATGGGAAAAGAGTTTTGTTACAGATAGACAGTTTGAAGTTCGGTTGGTATGATTTGGAGTCAGAAAATGTTGAGATGTTCACACCTCAAGGACTGCCGGATGGATCTTTGGAGACTGAGAGTTTTCTGGGCAGCCTTGTTTCGCTCGAAGATAAGCATCATTCTGACAAAGAAACTTCACCAAGGCAAAACAA
- the LOC110806088 gene encoding F-box protein CPR1 isoform X3 yields MAALPTEIIAEILSQLPVKSLLRFRCVCKSWYFLIKTPNFVKIHLDQTIISNSDRHLLLYYPRLDSAELDQNLVCFSEVLHPLEPQAVHLFGSCNGIICIADLHKTDIFLFNPLTKSHYNLPLNQILNLKVGYMLFGFGYDSKNDDYKILRLVQGFTKEKVFYSEAQMYSLNNNSWKSVQGISSYLLFSDCHGVLVNEALHFLANSEELGLTGEYIASFDLQTESFSLMDCSKFVHKIGNYLMILLAQLGGCLCALVNNNTNFILEGADLWVMKEYENKESWVRLYSIGQECIQSRVQIKPIVYSVDGKRVLLQIDSLKFGWYDLESENVEMFTPQGLPDGSLETESFLGSLVSLEDKHHSDKETSPRQNKGNLLLILTIDM; encoded by the exons ATGGCGGCACTACCCACTGAAATAATCGCCGAGATTCTGTCACAACTGCCAGTTAAATCACTTCTTCGCTTTAGATGCGTCTGCAAATCTTGGTATTTCTTGATTAAAACccctaattttgtcaaaatccATCTCGATCAAACCATAATTTCCAACTCCGATCGTCATCTCCTCCTTTACTACCCCCGTCTTGACTCTGCCGAGCTCGACCAAAACCTCGTATGTTTCTCGGAGGTCCTCCATCCTCTTGAACCCCAGGCAGTCCACTTGTTTGGTTCCTGCAACGGTATCATCTGTATCGCCGACCTCCACAAAACCGACATCTTTCTGTTCAATCCACTAACAAAATCACATTATAATCTCCCTCTCAATCAAATCCTTAACCTTAAAGTTGGTTATATGCTGTTTGGGTTTGGGTACGACAGTAAGAACGACGATTACAAGATTTTGAGGTTGGTTCAGGGGTTTACAAAAGAAAAGGTTTTCTACAGTGAAGCTCAGATGTATAGTCTGAACAACAATTCGTGGAAATCTGTTCAAGGTATCTCATCCTATCTCCTCTTTAGTGATTGTCATGGTGTTCTTGTTAACGAGGCGTTACATTTCTTGGCGAATTCCGAAGAATTGGGTCTAACAGGTGAATACATTGCTAGTTTTGATCTTCAGACTGAGAGTTTCTCGCTTATGGACTGTTCCAAATTTGTTCATAAAATTGGGAATTATTTGATGATACTTTTGGCTCAATTGGGTGGATGTTTGTGTGCTTTGGTTAATAATAATACGAATTTTATACTGGAAGGCGCTGATTTGTGGGTAATGAAGGAGTATGAAAACAAAGAGTCATGGGTTAGATTATATAGTATTGGCCAAGAGTGTATCCAGAGTCGTGTTCAGATCAAGCCTATTGTTTACTCTGTAGATGGGAAAAGAGTTTTGTTACAGATAGACAGTTTGAAGTTCGGTTGGTATGATTTGGAGTCAGAAAATGTTGAGATGTTCACACCTCAAGGACTGCCGGATGGATCTTTGGAGACTGAGAGTTTTCTGGGCAGCCTTGTTTCGCTCGAAGATAAGCATCATTCTGACAAAGAAACTTCACCAAGGCAAAACAA GGGAAATTTACTACTAATACTTACCATTGATATGTAA
- the LOC110806088 gene encoding F-box protein CPR1 isoform X1 encodes MAALPTEIIAEILSQLPVKSLLRFRCVCKSWYFLIKTPNFVKIHLDQTIISNSDRHLLLYYPRLDSAELDQNLVCFSEVLHPLEPQAVHLFGSCNGIICIADLHKTDIFLFNPLTKSHYNLPLNQILNLKVGYMLFGFGYDSKNDDYKILRLVQGFTKEKVFYSEAQMYSLNNNSWKSVQGISSYLLFSDCHGVLVNEALHFLANSEELGLTGEYIASFDLQTESFSLMDCSKFVHKIGNYLMILLAQLGGCLCALVNNNTNFILEGADLWVMKEYENKESWVRLYSIGQECIQSRVQIKPIVYSVDGKRVLLQIDSLKFGWYDLESENVEMFTPQGLPDGSLETESFLGSLVSLEDKHHSDKETSPRQNKYEYLFSFPIQCTFFLK; translated from the coding sequence ATGGCGGCACTACCCACTGAAATAATCGCCGAGATTCTGTCACAACTGCCAGTTAAATCACTTCTTCGCTTTAGATGCGTCTGCAAATCTTGGTATTTCTTGATTAAAACccctaattttgtcaaaatccATCTCGATCAAACCATAATTTCCAACTCCGATCGTCATCTCCTCCTTTACTACCCCCGTCTTGACTCTGCCGAGCTCGACCAAAACCTCGTATGTTTCTCGGAGGTCCTCCATCCTCTTGAACCCCAGGCAGTCCACTTGTTTGGTTCCTGCAACGGTATCATCTGTATCGCCGACCTCCACAAAACCGACATCTTTCTGTTCAATCCACTAACAAAATCACATTATAATCTCCCTCTCAATCAAATCCTTAACCTTAAAGTTGGTTATATGCTGTTTGGGTTTGGGTACGACAGTAAGAACGACGATTACAAGATTTTGAGGTTGGTTCAGGGGTTTACAAAAGAAAAGGTTTTCTACAGTGAAGCTCAGATGTATAGTCTGAACAACAATTCGTGGAAATCTGTTCAAGGTATCTCATCCTATCTCCTCTTTAGTGATTGTCATGGTGTTCTTGTTAACGAGGCGTTACATTTCTTGGCGAATTCCGAAGAATTGGGTCTAACAGGTGAATACATTGCTAGTTTTGATCTTCAGACTGAGAGTTTCTCGCTTATGGACTGTTCCAAATTTGTTCATAAAATTGGGAATTATTTGATGATACTTTTGGCTCAATTGGGTGGATGTTTGTGTGCTTTGGTTAATAATAATACGAATTTTATACTGGAAGGCGCTGATTTGTGGGTAATGAAGGAGTATGAAAACAAAGAGTCATGGGTTAGATTATATAGTATTGGCCAAGAGTGTATCCAGAGTCGTGTTCAGATCAAGCCTATTGTTTACTCTGTAGATGGGAAAAGAGTTTTGTTACAGATAGACAGTTTGAAGTTCGGTTGGTATGATTTGGAGTCAGAAAATGTTGAGATGTTCACACCTCAAGGACTGCCGGATGGATCTTTGGAGACTGAGAGTTTTCTGGGCAGCCTTGTTTCGCTCGAAGATAAGCATCATTCTGACAAAGAAACTTCACCAAGGCAAAACAAGTATGAATATTTGTTTTCCTTTCCAATTCAATGcacatttttcttaaaataa